The genomic window TCGTAGATGGTCTTACCCTCTTGAATAAGCGCTTGCTCATCCTTTTGAGCGGTAGCAACTTGGGCATCCGGGGTGGCCGCGTTCACAAGCAAACCAGCGCCGGTGAGACCGACTGAAAGTGCGAATGCACCTGCGAGGGTGCGACGCAGCTTGCGGCGGGACTTCACCTTCTTAGCCTTAGTTGCCGAGGCAGTCTGTTCAACCGCCTCGTAGTTGGTGGGATTGGTATCCATCATTTCCCTTTTTGTCTCGAATACGGAAAGTGGGGACGCATATTGGTTCCGTTAAGAACGGAATCTCAATCTGCTTCCTACTGGATGAAGTAGATCGTGATGAACAAGCCGATCCAGACGACGTCAACGAAGTGCCAGTAGTAGGACGTCACCATCGCGGCAGTTGCCTGCGCGGGGGTGAACTTTGCCTTACTAATACGAAGCAACACCACGACGAAGGCAAGAACACCGGCAAGCACGTGTGCCGCGTGGAAGCCCGTTGTGATGAAGAACGAAGAACCGTAGACGCTGCTTGGGATCGTCATACCGTGTTCTACCAAGTGGTAATACTCGTATGCCTGGCCAACCAAGAAGATGGCACCCAGCAGAATGGTCACCGCAAACCACTTGCGAAGACCGAAGACATCGCCCCGCTCGGCGGCGAAAACACCAAATTGTGCCGTGAATGAAGACGAAATCAGTACGACGGTGATAGCCAGAGCGTAAGGGACGTTGAGGTGATCTGCACCCTCCTTCCAAGATCCGTTGCCGATGCCATTTGCACGCGAGGTGAAGTACATCGCGAACAGACCGGCGAAGAACATCAATTCCTGAGACAGGAACACAATCGTGCCGACACTGACCATGTTGGGACGGTTCAGTGCCGCAACACGTTGTGGTGCTGCCATACCTTTGTTTCCAATTGCGGTCGTCACGTGTTCTAGTATGGCGCTTCGAAGCCGGTGAGTCACGTTGTTGCCCCCGACATCTGAGGCCCATTCCGGGGCCCGATTCTTACCCCCGCACTCCCCTCCCGGTAGAAAATTTTTTCCGGCAACTGTGGAACTTTTTTGACGACTTTTACGACGCGCCCTTTCCGCAGGTCATTACGGGGTTCATTCAGAATTCACTGTCAGGCAACCTCGATGAGGCTCCCAGGCAACTCAAATGCTTCGCAGGCTCAGCCCAGTCGCCACATAGTTCGTTGAGATTTAATTCACATCGAGCGATCTTCACATGACACCTATGACCAACTTTCGTATGCCCCTCCCAAATTCGGGGTCATTTTCGCACTTTTGACGGCGATACTGTGGCCTGATAGGAGGCAAAGCAAAAAGCACCCTGTCCGCATACCCACTTTTCAGGGGTAAGGGACAGGGTGCCAGTTTCAGACGTGAAAGTTTAGTGCTTTTCCTTCGGCAAACCGTATTGCAGGTTCAACATGGTGGTGGTGTAAATCAAGCACACAGCACCGAAAGCGATGAGCCAGTAGTGCATGAAGATGATGCCAAAGCCGAGCAGGGCGATGGAGCCACTCATTGCCAGCGGCCAGATCGAGTTGGGGCTGAAGAAACCCAGGGTGCCCGCACCGTCGGAGATCTCAGCCTCCTCCCAGTCTTCTGGCAACACGTCGATACGCTTTTCGGTGAAGTGAAGATATCCGCCGAGCATCAACGCGAGTGCCGAGGCGAGGAAGAGTGATACGCCACCCGCCCATTCGTAACCTACGAGGTTACCGGTGTCTTCGACGTGAATCGTCGCGAAGACATAGATGATGGAGACGATGAACATGAATACGGCAATGCCGTACATGATTTTGGAAGTAGCCTTCATTGTTCAATCCTCTCGTTCTAGCGTTCCGCGCTGTTGGGGTCTTGTGCGTTTACACCGTCTACGGTCGCACGGTCAGAGTTGAACGGCGAGGTGCTGGTTGCATACGGAGCTTCGCCGATGGAGGCCAGCGCTTCAGAGTTGGGAGCCTCGGGATTGTCAATGCGGTACTGAAGGTACTGCTTGAACTTCTCGGGAGACACAACGCGGATTTCGAAGTTCATCATGGCGTGGTAGGTGCCGCACATTTCTGCACAACGACCAACGAAGGCGCCTTCTTCTTCAATCTTTTCAATCTGGAAGCGTCGCTCTTGCTTGTTCTGCTCAGGGTGGTTATAGACGTCACGCTTGAACAAGAACTCAGGAACCCAGAAGGAGTGGGACACGTCATCTGAGGCCAAAGAAAACTCGATAGCAGTATCGGAAGGAAGCACCAATACGGGAACTTCGTTGGTAGTACCGATGGTCTCAATCTTGTCGAAGTTCAGGTAAGACTTGTCACCCAGTGAACGACCGTTGATGGGGTTGGGGTGCTTTCCTCCCTCGCCCTCTGCGTCGTACTTGGTCTCCTCCGCCTGCTGCTGGCGAGCCTCATCGACACCGTTATAGACCTGACCGTTTTCAGTCAACTCACCAGCCACCTCACGGTAGCCGAACTTCCAGTTCCACTGGTAAGCGGTGACGTCCACCTTCACCTTTGGATCCTTATCCAAAGCGGTGACCTTGTCTTGGGTCTGGACGGTGAAGAAGAACAGCACCATCACGATGACGATTGGGACAATGGTGAGCACAAGCTCCAGGGGAATGTTGTACTGGGTTTGGCGAGGGAACTCGTCCTTGCCGGCCTTCTTGGCACGTTTGGCGCTCCAGGCGAACATGCCGTAGATAAACAGGCCCCACATGATGAAGCCAATGATCCAAGCCGCAACCCACACCCAAGACCAGAAGTTGTACATCGCCGTTGCTTCAGGCGTAATTCCTTCTGGCCAGCCGAATGCGAGCGCCTTGCCGAGCACACCGCCCGGAGGGGTGACATCGCAACCTGCCAGGGCGAGGCCACCGAGGCCCAGAACACCGCCGAGCAGTGCCTTACGGCCAAAGCCACGCTGCTGCTGTTGATTCACGCGCGTCTGCCTTCCTTTTGCACTAGTCCTTTGGATGATGATTTAGCCCCGTCACCTCGTAACCGCAACGGACAACCCGCTGAAAATCACCCAGGAACGGCATGGCTAATTTCATCCACGTCTATGAAGGCAGGATAGCGCATTTGAGCGGTGGTTTTTGAATGCTGTTCCCAGCCACTTTGCAGCATGTACAGCCAATTTTCAGGTCACGACGATGGGTTCACCCCTGCACAGACGTATGATCCGACGGTTTGTTCCCCAACAGCCCCAAGGTGAACCACACACACATGTAGCCCATATCACAAAGCACCTCAGCCCATATCAACCTTATGGATACCCCACTATTGCTACTGACTACCGCACCTGACCCCAGACACACCCCCGGATGACACCGAAGCGAACTCGAACATGGGGCGTCGAAAAGCAACCAGAACAGCTTCCCAGTACTCAAATACAACGCCATCCATGGAGACAAGGTAAATTAGTGCTCTTGAACTACCCGCCACCGGCGCTCCTCTCGCTCGTTTGGCTGGGTCAACAGTTGCGATACGGATAGAAGGGAGACTCGCCAAGTATGTGCGGGCTTCTAGGAATGGTCACTAGCCACAGCGATGCGGCATCGTTTGTGGATGCTATTAATAAGGCACTGCCGTGCATGCGGCACCGCGGTCCCGATGAAGCGGGTGCCTGGCACGATGACACTGCGGTTTTTGGGTTCAACCGCCTTTCCATCATCGATCTGGAGCACTCCCATCAACCTCTCCGCTGGGGCCCCGAGGGGCAACCACATCGCTATGCGATGACCTTCAACGGTGAGATCTACAACTACATCGAGCTTCGCGAACAGCTCGAAGAAGCGGGCTACTCGTTTTATACCGAAGGGGATGGCGAGCCGATCATCGTTGGTTTCCACCACTGGGGCGCCGACGTTGTTCGGCACCTGCGCGGCATGTTTGGCATCGCCATTTGGGACACCTACGAGCGCACACTGTTCCTCGCGCGCGACCAATTCGGCATCAAGCCGCTCTACTACGCCACCACCGGTGCCGGCACGGTATTCGCCTCCGAGAAGAAATGCATCCTGGAAATGGCGCAATCAATCGGTCTAGGTCTCGAACTTGACCGCCGCGCTATCGAGCATTACGTGGATCTCCAATATGTGCCCGAACCGGAGAGCCTGCACGAGGAAATCCGCCGTCTGGAGTCCGGCTGCACCGCAACCGTCACCCCCGGTGGCGAGGTCAAACAAGAGCGTTACTTCCGTCCACAGTTCCCGGCGCAGCCCGTCCCGAAGGGCACCGAGCAGGAGTTGTTCGACCGCATTGCAAAGGCGCTGGAAGACAGCGTGGAAAAGCATATGCGCGCGGATGTGACCGTCGGATCCTTCCTTTCCGGCGGTATCGACTCCACCGCTATCGCCACCCTCGCCAAGCGCCACAACGACAACCTGCTCACTTTCACCACGGGTTTCGAGCGCGAAGGCTACTCGGAGGTGGATGTGGCCGCAGAGTCGGCTGCCGCCATCGGCGCCGAACATATCGTGAAGATCGTCAGCCCCGAGGAATATGCCGAGGCGATTCCGAAGATCATGTGGTACTTGGACGATCCAGTAGCTGATCCCTCGCTCGTGCCGCTGTACTTTGTCGCCCAAGAAGCCCGCAAGCACGTTAAGGTGGTGCTCTCCGGCGAGGGCGCAGATGAACTCTTCGGCGGTTACACCATATATAAGGAGCCTTTGTCGCTAGCGCCCTTTGAGAAGATCCCCGCTCCCCTGCGCCGTAGCCTGGGCAAACTGTCCAAGATGATGCCAGAGGGCGTGAAGGGCAAGTCCCTGCTGGATCGCGGTTCCATGACCATGGAAGAGCGCTACTATGGCAACGCACGTTCATTTAATTTTGAGCAGATGCAGCGCGTGATCCCCTGGGCCAAGCGCGAGTGGGATCACCGGGAAGTCACTGCCCCGATCTACGAGCAGTCCCGACACATGGACCCGGTAGCGCGCATGCAGCACCTGGATCTGTTCACGTGGATGCGTGGCGACATCTTGGTGAAGGCCGACAAGATCAATATGGCGCATTCCCTGGAGCTCCGCGTCCCATTCCTAGATAAAGAAGTGTTCCGCGTAGCCGAGGCGATTCCCTACGATCTAAAAATCTCCCACGGAACCACCAAGTACGCTTTGCGCAAGGCGATGGAGCAGATCGTTCCTCCGCACGTGCTGCACCGCAAGAAGCTCGGCTTCCCCGTACCTATGCGTAATTGGCTGGCAGGCGATGAGCTCTTCGGTTGGGCCCAGGATCAGATCAATGCATCAAACACTGAGGAGATCTTTGACAAAAAGGCCGTGCTCGAAATGCTCAAGGAGCACCGTGCCGGGGTGAGCGATCATTCCCGCAGGCTGTGGACGGTGCTGTCCTTCATGGTGTGGCACGGAATC from Corynebacterium gerontici includes these protein-coding regions:
- the ctaC gene encoding aa3-type cytochrome oxidase subunit II — protein: MNQQQQRGFGRKALLGGVLGLGGLALAGCDVTPPGGVLGKALAFGWPEGITPEATAMYNFWSWVWVAAWIIGFIMWGLFIYGMFAWSAKRAKKAGKDEFPRQTQYNIPLELVLTIVPIVIVMVLFFFTVQTQDKVTALDKDPKVKVDVTAYQWNWKFGYREVAGELTENGQVYNGVDEARQQQAEETKYDAEGEGGKHPNPINGRSLGDKSYLNFDKIETIGTTNEVPVLVLPSDTAIEFSLASDDVSHSFWVPEFLFKRDVYNHPEQNKQERRFQIEKIEEEGAFVGRCAEMCGTYHAMMNFEIRVVSPEKFKQYLQYRIDNPEAPNSEALASIGEAPYATSTSPFNSDRATVDGVNAQDPNSAER
- the ctaF gene encoding aa3-type cytochrome oxidase subunit IV, coding for MKATSKIMYGIAVFMFIVSIIYVFATIHVEDTGNLVGYEWAGGVSLFLASALALMLGGYLHFTEKRIDVLPEDWEEAEISDGAGTLGFFSPNSIWPLAMSGSIALLGFGIIFMHYWLIAFGAVCLIYTTTMLNLQYGLPKEKH
- the asnB gene encoding asparagine synthase (glutamine-hydrolyzing), with the translated sequence MCGLLGMVTSHSDAASFVDAINKALPCMRHRGPDEAGAWHDDTAVFGFNRLSIIDLEHSHQPLRWGPEGQPHRYAMTFNGEIYNYIELREQLEEAGYSFYTEGDGEPIIVGFHHWGADVVRHLRGMFGIAIWDTYERTLFLARDQFGIKPLYYATTGAGTVFASEKKCILEMAQSIGLGLELDRRAIEHYVDLQYVPEPESLHEEIRRLESGCTATVTPGGEVKQERYFRPQFPAQPVPKGTEQELFDRIAKALEDSVEKHMRADVTVGSFLSGGIDSTAIATLAKRHNDNLLTFTTGFEREGYSEVDVAAESAAAIGAEHIVKIVSPEEYAEAIPKIMWYLDDPVADPSLVPLYFVAQEARKHVKVVLSGEGADELFGGYTIYKEPLSLAPFEKIPAPLRRSLGKLSKMMPEGVKGKSLLDRGSMTMEERYYGNARSFNFEQMQRVIPWAKREWDHREVTAPIYEQSRHMDPVARMQHLDLFTWMRGDILVKADKINMAHSLELRVPFLDKEVFRVAEAIPYDLKISHGTTKYALRKAMEQIVPPHVLHRKKLGFPVPMRNWLAGDELFGWAQDQINASNTEEIFDKKAVLEMLKEHRAGVSDHSRRLWTVLSFMVWHGIFVEHRIDPGIEDRDYPVYL
- the ctaE gene encoding aa3-type cytochrome oxidase subunit III; translated protein: MTTAIGNKGMAAPQRVAALNRPNMVSVGTIVFLSQELMFFAGLFAMYFTSRANGIGNGSWKEGADHLNVPYALAITVVLISSSFTAQFGVFAAERGDVFGLRKWFAVTILLGAIFLVGQAYEYYHLVEHGMTIPSSVYGSSFFITTGFHAAHVLAGVLAFVVVLLRISKAKFTPAQATAAMVTSYYWHFVDVVWIGLFITIYFIQ